Sequence from the Maniola jurtina chromosome 23, ilManJurt1.1, whole genome shotgun sequence genome:
CCCCTTGTGGCTACCGAaggcgataatcacttaacatcaggtgactcacCTACGATCGTTTGCTAacttattcataatattaaaaacctcacaaaaatattaataacctAATGGATAATATCAAAGCTGAAAGGGCCAAGTACAGTTAGCGATTTCGCATTTCTTTACATTCAAATGGAGATGGTCGTAATAAATGCCACATCTCGTTCGTGTTAGCTGGTTCTatttttagactgcatcattacttacaaAAAGCTTTGATGTTAAGTAGTTACAAGGCTTACAAGATAGGGTTGCCTGATTTTTTGAGCTGTATAAGATACGAAATATGCTAGTAAAAGTCgagatttatttttttatccgaGACAACTGAAAAGCATcgttttttgaatatttttttaacttcaaTGCagctatacttaattaaaactgaaagtaggcattattttactttacacCTTTGAACCTAGGTAGATAAGTCCTATACTTTTGTTGCATTCGTCAGTTCATTTTAATACCATATGCAAATTATCCTTTTTACGAAGCAGTTGGAACTAAATACTTACACGGAGCTTTTTTAGACGCATTTATGTTAGACATTAATAAATCTGCCTTGTTTTAGGTAAAAATCTATACTTGGAATTTGCCCAGACATGACACGGTTAAAAGGAGATAGCGCTATCTGGCTGAATAGGTCTCTTTTCAACTGTAAAAAATCAAACCCAAGTCAAAGTACTGTAGAGCTCAGCTTCAGTCTGACGTCTGAGCAAAGACTACAGATCTCACGGCCGTagtcacaatcattactatgaggtctcacagtgcactcgaacgcatagtgtaggttccaccaatcagatcattgtaaattgaagtgacacagtcatctgattggtggaatctACACTGTgagttcgagcgcactatgggacctcatagtaacgtttgtgaatacgggtgctGGTCTATCTTACCATGGAGTTCTCATCGATGGAGTCCAGCCCCATGACGGTGACGTGGAAGTTGACGATGGTGGGCTGGTCGTCTTTCTTCGGAGGCCGCATCTTGTCGTAGAGGCGGGGATCCTCGGGCAGCAGGTCCTGGAACGCCACCAGCGTTGACCTGGCCATATTGTGACAAAcataccaattttatttatatgcgAATAGGTACTCTGTGTCTTGGTTTAAAGTTACTCAGCGAgttatggagagagctatgttgGTTTCTGTGAAGGATAAGATTCGAAATGCAGAGATCCGCCaaagaaccaaggtcactgacattgCCCAAAcaatcattatcttacaaattgtACATACAATGAAACCCATCCAAGTATGGagtaagtatggatagtaatccatccatacttttaatattataaatgcgaaagtgtgcctgtctgtctgtctgctaccttttcacggcccaacagtttaaccgattttgacgaaaggtacagagttagtttatatcccagggatggacataggctactttttactccgCAAAATCAAAacgttcccacaggattcttaaaggcccccTCCGTTTAATAACctatttatatgtttggtatgGAGGTAAACTGCATCCCGGAAAtggacacaggcaactttttttcCCAGAAAagcaaacagtttccacgggattttcaataaacctaaatctacgtgcaTGAACTAGCGGGTATCATCTACTTTTGAATAATTGAAATCGAATCTTAGCCATATCTTGATACTTACTGTGCATAGCAAAGATCGCCTGCACCGAGCCATAGGCGAATTAGTAGCAAGGACATCCATAATATCCTTCCCGCTGCCATTTTCACTTAAATCACGTtccttatttattattctacatatttattcaataaataatttaagaaacTAGTTTTTTAATCAGGTAATCAAAAGAAAATACATCGAAATATTCCCACTccaattttgttaaattaaaactatttccTATCTATATTTTGTCATTTGTCCGACATAATTGGGCTGAAAATGTAACGCCCGTTGCctcgatatattttttttgggaaaattaaaaaattaaaagtttgaaACTCCGCCGCTTTGACAGCAGCCGTCGAAAGCGCGCGAAACAGTGATGGGCGACGTGAAAAAAAtggtttttcaaatattttgcaCATGCGTGATGAAGTATGCaggaattttattaaaatactaacTAACATAGGGATAGCCTAGTGTGGCTTCATCGGACCTCTGTTCAGGGGTCTGttgttcgatcccgggcacgcatttctaacttttcggagttatgtgcgtttttaacccccgacccgaaaataggggtgttataagtttacgtgtgtatctgtgtatctttctgtggcatcgtagctcctaaactaatgaacccaatttaatttagtttttttttgtttgaaaggtggtgggtgttcttagctaatccaagaaaatcaattcagccgtttgaaaattatcagctcttttctagttactgtaaccttcacttgtcgggggtgttataaatttttaatttacacttataatttaagaaattaaaaatcaaaataaaaagttttaacggtgaaagaaaacctTCACCCTCACCGCCTGGGTGACTGGTGTACTTTGACCACCTGTTGttccagatccttttttccataTGAaattgtggaatcaactcccatcggcggtgttcccactagattataTGGGGTTGTATATGGACtgtagacacagatattagtttctagaatatgtctgcaaaatttcatggactttggttgcttaatattcaaatgaaatttgaactacgattgtatgaaacgagtgacggagtgaaCCCTGTTAAGTATTTAGGTAAATAACACACTAATTTTTGATACAGGCTATTTTTGGCAAAATATTAATGAATTTTTGACAAAGCTTTTTTGTATAGACGGTCCTTCGCAGCGTTTGCCAAATGCTCGTTAGAAAAAATGGAAAACACGTctattgaaatgaaaaattgAGGGATTTTGATTTCCTTTTGAAATGTACAAGAATCGGACCTCCATTTTTAGAATGTTCAATAGAAAAGAATTTTTATACCAATAGGTAGCTAGATAGGGAGGTACACTTTATCTTTAGGTTTACTATAAGATTCAAATACAAATTATGGACAAGTCAGTATCAGATGATCTTACtaatttactaatttatttattttaagcaattgaatgtCACTTCTCTAAAGATCAATATCGCGACGTTTGCCAGATTCGAAGTCTGTTAATGCATACTTGTGCCAGTGTGGTGGACAATGGCCAGATCCATGCTCAGTAATGACCCAGCATTGggttgttgttgatgatgatgatcttacttattttaatgtaaaaatatGAACTTTGGATGTTTGTTAGGTAGAACTTACCTACCCTACTCCTTCCCGCCACCATGGTCGATGACTGAATAGATTTGAGGgttgttttttaaattcagatacaagttatgGTAAGTGATGAAACAGTTTAAGATGGAACCGGCCTAACTTGGAAAAGCTATGGCAAGTTTTATTAAccccacacccctttggtttctacacgacaccgtaccggaacgctaaatcgcttggcggcactgctttgccggtagggtggttactagcccgggccgaagcctcccaccagaccagaaattttgaaattataaaatcctaaacccggaatcgaacccggggcctcTCACACCGCTTACCACTTGTGCCAGGGAAGTCGTCTGGAAATTGGAATCTAGAGGTTTGAACTCTGAATTTAACACAGGCTACATTAAGTTTTATTCTACAAATGGGATTTTACCTCAAGCTTAGAACTACGAGTATTAAAtagattttatccatacttccattcttccatacaaatatataactatactaatataatatatatatactaatataatataatataatataatataaatgcgaatgtgtgtctgtctgtccgtccgtctgtctgtctgtctatctgctaccttttcacggcccaacagtttaaccgatcctgacgaaatttagtacagagtaggcttatatcccggggacggacataggctactttttatcccggaaaatcaaagagttcccacgggatctctaaATACCCATCTgctcaaccgatttttatgaaaggtaccgaggtagcttgcgcccatgttattgacatagacaactttttatcctggaaaaccaagcagttcccacgggatcttcaaaacctacatccacgcggatgaagtcgcgggcatcctctagtaaattgaatattttggaAAAGTTACTGTTTAGCGCAAGTGATTGGTTTTGGTGTTGATCTCCATTGTCGAACTTGACCTAAATCGGTACACCATGTAAGAACACTTGCCCCATCTCCAAGAGTGGGGTATCTTGTAATACCTCGCCTATTATTGGATCAGCATCGAGGCTCGCCACTGCCTCACTTGAGCACGTTTGCCTGATTTCTAAAGGCAGTGTATAGAGATGTTATTACCGCGGTTATTTAGTAAGAGAATAGCTGCTCATTTTTTGCAcaaagaatcagcctggctgttcagTGCAGAGCTGCAGCCAGTATTTTTGTGATCATTCTATGAAGGCTTTTACTTGGTCAGTATTAATTAAATCATAATAGAATGTAAAGTTGGGCTCTtagctcgcacacgaaggattccgtactgttgtacaagaaatatcacttttgatgtaaccacaaattcacggtttttggatttactTGCGCTTTACGATATTGCTATCTAGCAAATTTCAAAAAGTCTAGGTCACCGGGAAGTACATTATACGTTTTgagagacagacaacgaagtaatattataagggtttcttttttctctggagatatggaaccctaaaaacgtcgTAAAAGGAAACGGAGGAACGGAAAAGAAACATGCAAATTGtagaatcaactcccatcggcggtgctCCCACTAGatacatggggttattcaaggggcggaccaacaaattcctgaaagaccggcaacgcatccgcggtacctctggtgctacaaatgttcatgggcggcggtaatcacttaacatcaggtgacccgcctgctcgtttgctcgctatttttaatttcaaataaatgttgtaaTACAGCTCTCAGTTAGtgctaaatatatatatataatgtgAGACGTCCCGTCTGCGTGCTCAAGAGGCGACGCTGCGCTCTCCAGGAGTCAGCCACCCGCAGCTGGATCCCGAATAAGAAAGATTTGTCGCTTCggtatttttgaataaattaggtagctatacctacttactttagttttccttagctgAATCGCAGAAACCTTCCCTGGGGCagtggtaatttttttaattttcatggcggtcatttttaacccccaacccaaaaaaagggttgttataagatggacgtgtgtatctgtgtatctgtatatctgtgtatctgtctgtgcatcgtagctcctaaactaataaaccgattttaatttagtttttttgtttgaaaggtgtcttgatcgagagtgttcttagctataatccaagaaaatcggttcagccgtttgaaagttatcagctcttttctagttactgtaaccttcacttgtcgggggtgttataaatttttaatttacatttgtgaaattattactatttgttgttagaggtaataaaatacaaattttattaaaattcaactcagtatctattacggttcacgaggtgcaacccgctgacagacagacggatggacgggcgGAGTGACGGATAGTGGAAGCTTAATAATGGTAATAGGGTCCAGTTTCAATGAAACAAAAACTTCATAAAGTCACTTATAAGCTTTATTTGTCTTTGTACATTGGTATTGGTATTCaaaattcttatttattaacattattaCAAAATAGTGGTACAAAAACGTATCACAACTCGCAGTATACGAAATAGTAACTATTTTGGTACTTATTTCTAATTATAAGTGTAAGAAGCGGGGGAAAAGTTCCACGTTGCGCGCCAGATGTAAGAAGCGCTGCCCCAACGTGGGGCAGCGCTTCTTACATCTGGcgccccacgttgggcgccagaTGTAAGAAGCGGGGGAAAAGTTCCACGTTGGGCGCCAGATGTAAGAAGCGCTGCCCCAACGTGGGGCAGCGCTTCTTACATAAGTAATTATAACGCTAGCAAAAAGGAAGTCAGGTGacaatactgatgattactggtaagataaaataattaccACAAAAACGCGATTTATTAAAAGTttacgaacgttgcgtagataggtgccgcGGGGTCAGTGCTACGTCGCGTCGTAGGCATTGATGAGTTTTGTACTAAAACTACAAGCTTAAGACAAATAGTGtatattggattgtgtttaggtagtataataatagcgctaaaTTTTTGCTAACCTTATTATTACTGTTTATACTATTGTTAAATAATTTGGTTCTTATTTACTAACTAGGTTACTTTTATCGTCCATTAAACTTAGTTGTACTTCGATATCACAATTCTTTTTGCCTTTGAAACTGTCTTCTATATCTTGCAGAGTACGGTCTTTTGTCTCTGGCAGCATCGCGTACATGACCAACAGACATACTGTCAACGTAGCAGAATAGACTAGGAAAGCACCTTCTACGCCTATAGAGGAGTAAAAGTGAGGAGCTGTTTTCATAGAAACAACAAAAGCAGGGGTCAAAAATGAAGTGGATAACGTTGACCCTAAACTTCTGTACGTCAAAGGAAACACCTCTCCACAAATTACCCAGTTTAAAGGTACTAAGCCTAAACAAAATGATACACTATAAAGAACCATCAAAGTCATAGGTACAGTATCCAACAGCCAAGTCTGAGTAATAATCTCAGCTTTCCTCAAGTAAACAAAAGCAGATATTAACGCAAGAGACAAAACTGTCATAGCACcactagtaaataaaattgttcgTCTTTTAACTGTTTTGAGTAAAAATATAGCGAGTAAAGCGCAAACTGTCCGTAACAAATCTATTACAGTAAACTGCCACGCTACATCTTTAGCGTCGCTTTTATCCAAAACTGCTTGTAAAATTAAGTTTCCATATGCCGGCACCATATGTGCTCCACCAAATTCAAACACAATTAACATACATATAGCTATTATCAAAGGTTTATAAAACTCTTTCTTCTTAAATATCCTCattatagttttaagtgtatCCGTTATTGACCGGAAAATCCTGTTTATCTTAAACTCCTTTCTTACTTGTCTGTTCTTCCTCATTTCTGCTGACTGAATCTCTCTTTCTTGCGCTCTGATCATGGATTCTAATTCTTTTACTTGCGCCTCGCCTTCCCCACGTACCCATCTAAAAGCTTTCTTAGCATCTTCAAATCTGCCTTTGGAAATCAACCAACTCGCTGATTCAGGggataaacttattattaccATGGAAATTAAAGGAAATAAGGAACAGGCTATAGCAGTATTTTTCCAAGACAAATACGCTCCCCAGACATGCGATAACAAAATTCCTAATCCTAAAGATATAGCGAAAGTTCCCAGAAATGCTCCTCTGTATTTGGGTTCTGTATATTCTGCTACCAATATGGCAGCTAAAGGAGTACGTAGACCTAATGCAAGTCCGTGCAAAAATCTTGCTAGTAAGAAAAGTGGTACAGAGTTTCCTAGAACGAATACGATCCAGCCGAGTAACGCTGGGATGGTACAGATGAGGTGAGATTTCTGTCTGCCAAAGCGGGTCATGAGGACTGGTGATATGAAGTTACCGACGATACCCATCACGCCTACTGCTGACGCTGAAAAGGAGAAAGAATTCAAATTAGATACACTTAGATTCAAAAAGAGTACTTGAAATATTTGTACGTTTGTAGATTTTCAAAGATTGTAGCTAGTAGCTCCAAAAATACATAATGGACATTTCAATATTTTCGACTGTTCAAAAGATAATTCTTAGCTTCGTTTTGTCGATGTTTAAGCAAGTAAAGTAAGGGATTAGATCTAATACTCATACttatcattatcatattatcatatatcattttggtcccggaaaatcaaaaaattccttcgggatttttacaaaacctaaatccacgcggatgaaatcgttGCCATCCTTTGGAAGCTTCAGATAAATTGCGGTCAGCCTCACCAGTGATTTTACACGactacaagttagtccttgactgcgatctcacctgatggtaagtgatgatgcaatttaagatggaaacgggctaacttggaaggggtatagcaatgtcattaaatccatacacctgatcggtttctacgtgGTATCGAACCGAGACGCTGAATAACTCggtggcacagctttgccggcagggtggtaactagccacggctgaagcttCCCAGTTCCTACCAGCAAAAAATGTATTGCAGGAGCAGACTCAAGGAGGGAGGATTAATGAGGAGGTATTTACCAATCCAGGACGTGTCATGATCGGTCAGCGTGACTGGGCCTCCGTCGGTGATGAGCTGCGCGAACAGCACAGCTGGGTAGCCGTGCGCGCAGCCGTGACCCACGATGTTCAGCGCTGCGCCGGATACCACGAACGCCTGGAACATTGGAGTAGAGCAtcttaaaatcacactaatattataaagcattaGCATCAGCAagtaggcatcagctagtaatgtataTATCTAAAACTAgcggcccgccccggcttcgcacgggtgcaagtcaaagttataatttatcgtaaaactaatggaaaagtggttataatggctaaaatataaatgtttggtttatactatcgcggacttttttgtaggcattattgagttctacaacttttctatagaagtcataaaatatagcctatacggattcggaagaatccttctaagtaatggtaaaagaaattttgaaatcggtccagtagtttttgagcctattcaatacaaacgtacaaaaatacaaaaatacaaaggtttcctctttataatattaatatagaagaAAGTGACTGGTGGGAAGTGGCTGAATGAGGATGGTTGAGGACTGGGTAGTGGTTGCGCTATTTAGAGAAGGTCTATGTCAAACAATGGAAGTCCAaaggctgataatgatgataatgataagaaGAAGAATAgccgactgactgatctatcaacgcacagctcaaactacttacaggacggatcggactgaaaggcatgcaagtagctattataacgtagacattctctaagaaagtatttttgaaaattaaacctcaagggggtaaaatatgggtttgaaatttgtatagactatgcagatgaagtcgcgggcattagcatgtgtattgtgtataaataataaagggCCTCATAAGGAAGGTCAGAGTCACTCAGAGGGCGAAGTATTTAGTAAGAATTTGCTTGGAGTATCGtgcaggttttcttacgatgtttACCTCCATTAActgctcaaaacgcacatattAGTAGggaactccgaaaaattagaggtgcgtgcccgaggtCGAACCCCGTACtgtccgaataggaggccgatggTGATGATGGATGATTAATTACTAGCTTATCACTCTTAGCCTGTTACCGTGCCGTAGGCTCCAAACGTTTTTGACTTACCTGTTTAATAAAGGGCTTCATCTTGTAACGGCTTCATCAAGAACTCGAGCTGtaacagaaaatattatttcttaatttataaaaaagtaaattattatgtttgatttttagtaccataaaattttgcatCTGATCTCATAGCTGGATCCAAGAATTTTTAAGATTAGATTCGAACCACAAGGTCGAATCT
This genomic interval carries:
- the LOC123877173 gene encoding facilitated trehalose transporter Tret1-like, whose amino-acid sequence is MKPFIKQAFVVSGAALNIVGHGCAHGYPAVLFAQLITDGGPVTLTDHDTSWIASAVGVMGIVGNFISPVLMTRFGRQKSHLICTIPALLGWIVFVLGNSVPLFLLARFLHGLALGLRTPLAAILVAEYTEPKYRGAFLGTFAISLGLGILLSHVWGAYLSWKNTAIACSLFPLISMVIISLSPESASWLISKGRFEDAKKAFRWVRGEGEAQVKELESMIRAQEREIQSAEMRKNRQVRKEFKINRIFRSITDTLKTIMRIFKKKEFYKPLIIAICMLIVFEFGGAHMVPAYGNLILQAVLDKSDAKDVAWQFTVIDLLRTVCALLAIFLLKTVKRRTILFTSGAMTVLSLALISAFVYLRKAEIITQTWLLDTVPMTLMVLYSVSFCLGLVPLNWVICGEVFPLTYRSLGSTLSTSFLTPAFVVSMKTAPHFYSSIGVEGAFLVYSATLTVCLLVMYAMLPETKDRTLQDIEDSFKGKKNCDIEVQLSLMDDKSNLVSK